One genomic region from Flagellimonas oceani encodes:
- a CDS encoding RES family NAD+ phosphorylase → MKYYRLFEDISSRSPLGFGIGGARWNHSGIPLIYVSNFSSIVINEILSIKGSVVAKSNWILATLEIDESSILFLRDTDMPKDWNHRPSGKSTKDIGSKWAADQKSVCLGVPSARLNLSAYPTEHNLLINPLHPDFGKVVSMEKSESFSFQLNKN, encoded by the coding sequence ATGAAATATTATCGATTGTTCGAGGATATTTCTTCAAGGTCGCCTCTGGGTTTTGGTATTGGTGGTGCACGGTGGAACCACAGTGGTATTCCATTGATATATGTATCAAATTTTTCTTCGATAGTTATCAATGAGATATTAAGTATTAAGGGGAGTGTAGTGGCGAAATCCAACTGGATTTTAGCAACTCTGGAAATAGATGAAAGTAGCATACTTTTTCTTCGAGATACTGACATGCCCAAAGACTGGAATCATAGGCCATCAGGAAAGTCAACCAAAGATATTGGGTCGAAATGGGCAGCAGACCAAAAAAGTGTTTGCTTGGGAGTTCCATCTGCCAGATTGAACTTGAGTGCGTATCCAACAGAGCACAACTTGCTCATAAATCCCCTCCATCCCGATTTCGGGAAGGTCGTTTCAATGGAAAAATCCGAGTCCTTCAGTTTCCAACTCAACAAGAATTAA
- a CDS encoding DUF6602 domain-containing protein has translation MSSKVNIRKLFGGLQNQMVAQLNTNREFIGHPSSKGDSLENTWIEWLRNYLPNRYCVDKAIIIDSKGQLSHQIDLVIYDQTYTPFVFKQNGIFYIPAEGVYAVFEVKPELDKGNIEYAGEKIESVRKLFRTSTNMIDRGKLYNPRTLTKILGGILTIETSIAEMTIEKHLKNLKGLKAIDIGCAVKNKSFYVDFLKDDSVFNIGHDTVLTLEEHNDIFVKFYEARKVDSIEFSQKNNSLVTFFLQLTRYLQQSIGTVAAIDLSEYAKSINFDIDDDL, from the coding sequence ATGAGCTCTAAGGTAAATATTCGAAAACTGTTTGGTGGACTACAAAATCAAATGGTTGCCCAATTAAATACAAATAGGGAGTTTATTGGGCATCCGAGTTCAAAAGGAGACTCACTGGAAAATACATGGATTGAATGGTTGCGAAACTATTTACCCAATAGATATTGCGTAGACAAAGCAATAATTATAGACTCAAAGGGCCAATTAAGCCATCAGATTGATTTGGTAATTTACGATCAGACATATACGCCATTTGTATTTAAACAAAATGGTATTTTCTACATTCCTGCAGAAGGAGTTTATGCCGTATTTGAGGTAAAACCCGAACTGGATAAAGGCAATATTGAATATGCTGGCGAAAAAATTGAAAGTGTTCGAAAGCTTTTTAGGACTTCCACAAATATGATTGATAGAGGTAAGTTATACAATCCAAGGACTTTGACTAAAATACTGGGTGGGATTTTAACCATAGAAACTTCAATTGCAGAGATGACCATTGAAAAGCATTTAAAGAATCTAAAGGGGTTAAAAGCAATTGATATCGGTTGTGCAGTAAAAAACAAAAGCTTTTATGTTGATTTTTTAAAAGATGACAGTGTTTTTAACATAGGACATGATACGGTACTTACCTTGGAAGAGCACAATGATATTTTTGTTAAATTCTATGAGGCTAGAAAGGTTGATTCTATTGAGTTTAGCCAAAAAAATAATTCATTGGTTACTTTTTTTCTTCAGTTAACCAGATATCTCCAGCAAAGCATTGGAACAGTGGCTGCGATAGATTTATCTGAATATGCTAAATCTATCAATTTTGATATTGATGATGATTTATGA
- a CDS encoding response regulator, with translation MRKPSLLLVDDDEVYLFVTKKILNNLSNDLVINTFTDGEQAIEYMDLCLREDVKLPEIILLDINMPFLDGWGFLAEFKKMKPRLDAEDVNIFMVTSSNDPSDLKKAQDFEEITGYIVKPVFEDKMEEILTEVYNGRWKS, from the coding sequence ATGAGGAAACCCAGCTTATTATTGGTAGACGATGACGAAGTTTACTTATTTGTCACAAAAAAAATATTGAACAACCTTTCAAATGATTTGGTGATCAATACCTTTACGGATGGAGAACAGGCCATTGAATATATGGACCTATGCCTGAGAGAGGATGTAAAACTTCCCGAAATAATACTGTTGGACATCAATATGCCCTTTTTGGATGGTTGGGGTTTTTTGGCCGAATTCAAGAAAATGAAACCCAGACTGGATGCGGAAGATGTCAACATTTTTATGGTCACTTCCTCCAATGATCCCAGCGATTTAAAAAAGGCCCAGGATTTTGAAGAAATTACAGGCTATATTGTCAAGCCGGTTTTTGAGGACAAAATGGAAGAAATTTTGACGGAAGTTTATAATGGCCGTTGGAAAAGTTAA
- a CDS encoding N-acetylmuramoyl-L-alanine amidase family protein has product MRVAMPILLLLCTGYPPLCFGQNLPDPPLVVIDPGHGGVDSGAIGTQGVLEKDIVLKVAQEMVRLNREIHGGALELYLTRYADTLISLSDRTGLAKALKAYAYVSIHCNQARRIGAQGIEVFVPEGGGRFTETSLQLAHAIRQNLNQHLGLKDRGVKMANFLVLQETTQLCPSVLVELGFLSNRVEEEHLKKKPSIAAIALVVLETLITYFNEGNNK; this is encoded by the coding sequence ATGAGAGTTGCCATGCCAATCCTGCTCCTGCTATGCACAGGATACCCACCATTATGCTTCGGACAAAACCTCCCTGATCCGCCCTTGGTGGTCATCGATCCCGGACATGGGGGAGTGGATTCAGGGGCCATCGGGACACAAGGGGTCTTGGAAAAGGACATCGTACTGAAGGTGGCCCAGGAGATGGTGCGGTTGAACCGGGAAATCCATGGTGGTGCCTTGGAACTCTACCTGACCCGATACGCTGATACACTGATCTCACTCAGCGATAGGACAGGGTTGGCCAAAGCCTTGAAAGCTTATGCCTATGTGTCCATCCATTGCAACCAAGCTCGGAGAATCGGAGCCCAGGGCATCGAAGTATTTGTTCCCGAGGGCGGTGGTAGGTTTACGGAAACTTCCCTTCAGTTGGCCCATGCCATTCGCCAGAATTTGAACCAACATTTGGGCCTAAAGGATAGAGGAGTAAAGATGGCCAATTTCCTGGTACTACAGGAAACCACCCAACTGTGCCCCTCGGTATTGGTCGAACTTGGGTTTTTGTCCAATAGGGTAGAAGAGGAGCACCTTAAAAAGAAGCCAAGCATTGCCGCCATTGCTTTGGTCGTATTGGAAACCTTGATTACTTATTTCAATGAAGGAAATAACAAATGA
- a CDS encoding MbcA/ParS/Xre antitoxin family protein, with protein MAKKVSSSRTRSTKKTGKHKEGKHRHKSVESHRGTVRIKTKVSPQQLDLDEAIKLDILHFLPRTSVKSPTYNYSDIKPLLSFLGYNQEDSSKLLEANPSTLSRWKNSDKPVDIGKIRSKVILDIDEVIAKGVRLFGGEESFQDWLNTNNYALGDVKPVDLLKDVYSIELVEEAIDAMSWGSYL; from the coding sequence ATGGCAAAAAAAGTTTCGAGTTCAAGGACTAGGTCTACTAAAAAAACGGGAAAGCACAAAGAGGGTAAGCATCGACATAAATCCGTAGAATCCCATCGTGGAACGGTCCGAATCAAGACAAAGGTATCTCCGCAGCAGCTTGATCTCGACGAGGCAATTAAGCTGGACATCTTACATTTCCTTCCACGAACTAGTGTTAAATCCCCAACCTATAACTATTCGGATATTAAACCCCTGTTAAGCTTTTTGGGCTATAATCAGGAAGATTCTTCAAAGCTCTTGGAGGCAAATCCCAGTACGCTATCTCGATGGAAAAATTCTGACAAGCCCGTGGATATTGGTAAAATAAGGTCTAAGGTGATTTTGGATATCGATGAGGTCATTGCCAAGGGTGTGAGGCTTTTTGGTGGTGAGGAATCCTTTCAAGACTGGTTGAATACCAATAATTATGCGCTAGGAGATGTAAAGCCCGTTGATCTTTTGAAGGATGTATACTCCATCGAACTCGTGGAGGAGGCCATTGATGCTATGTCATGGGGTAGTTACTTATGA
- a CDS encoding TraG family conjugative transposon ATPase, whose translation MKHTMNLHERYPIVDVDQNRILANNGNLAYAFRLELPEIHSLSEKDFEQLHDLWFQALKALPVGTLVHKQDIYKKTAFDAKGLPNNTFLAQATQKHFQGREYLSHESLLFFIWPKNKAVNSSSLVNPFAHIPKKLPVTLGEKAEQFGKAVRDAVGFLNNGPHLSVLPYNQAAMIQYTDTYFNGFNAGFDTDMVLGRDKVQIGDHFFGAMAVNNEACFGDMVKTSRPNEKYTADGFLFHQGFIDGLGLTLPGNHIVNQIIHLDDKHKWRKLLEKRLEELSKSSNFGSWNKVLYDRVSDTLAQINNDDSSRIVRGQLNTIFWSNEEKKLDHTVSELVARFKELDIQPYRPEGQARIHYLLNSYPLFSSNFSDNDLYVTDLKHALCLMVNTTNYRSDAEGILFNDRLDNIPVLKDVWDEGKKRIKARNFAIFAPTGEGKSFLANNILRQYFEQGTRLVIIDLGGSYAKFAQLYPDQHIILKYEQGKNLGINPFCKAPGDGVAPEWLEDLTVFLMELYGSHQNVTKAQQVALKKILRRYYGAVQENHSLDGLYTFIEANQNSLLQGLGIDPSYFNLTHFLHILSEYVGDGLYSFLFKVGEDQSHRLEDKRVIVFELDEVRNNKEVLSVMLKLIKSAIQRTIWRNRSERGIILFDEFAKQLKFDNVLESVEFYYQAIRKQNGAIGIVLQSINQLPENHTSASILENTQVLYSLRNEKGYQTLKQRLHLSAHDLNQLRSIQNDLKGDRKYTEIFIKIGSESNVYRLEVPPEAYAAYLTDGTENEAIMALYEKSHDMEKAIKEFLIQKSFI comes from the coding sequence ATGAAACATACGATGAACCTTCATGAGCGGTACCCGATCGTGGACGTGGACCAAAACAGGATCCTGGCCAACAATGGGAACCTGGCCTATGCCTTCCGGCTGGAACTGCCCGAGATCCACTCCCTTTCGGAGAAGGATTTCGAACAGCTCCACGATCTGTGGTTCCAAGCGCTCAAAGCCCTGCCGGTGGGCACCTTGGTCCACAAACAGGACATTTATAAGAAAACGGCCTTTGATGCCAAGGGCTTGCCCAACAATACCTTTTTGGCCCAGGCCACCCAAAAGCATTTTCAGGGCCGGGAATACCTGTCCCACGAATCCTTGCTCTTCTTTATCTGGCCGAAGAACAAAGCGGTAAATAGCTCCAGTTTGGTCAATCCCTTTGCCCATATCCCCAAAAAGCTGCCGGTGACCCTTGGGGAAAAGGCGGAACAGTTCGGCAAAGCGGTACGGGATGCGGTGGGCTTTTTGAACAACGGTCCCCATCTTTCGGTCCTGCCGTACAACCAGGCGGCCATGATCCAGTATACCGATACCTATTTCAATGGGTTCAATGCCGGTTTTGACACGGATATGGTCTTGGGCAGGGACAAGGTCCAGATCGGGGACCATTTCTTCGGGGCCATGGCCGTGAACAACGAGGCCTGTTTTGGGGACATGGTGAAGACCAGTCGGCCCAACGAAAAGTATACTGCGGACGGGTTCCTGTTCCACCAGGGCTTTATCGATGGACTTGGGCTTACCCTTCCGGGGAACCATATCGTCAACCAGATCATCCATCTCGACGACAAACATAAGTGGCGGAAATTGTTGGAAAAACGCTTGGAGGAACTCTCCAAGAGCAGCAATTTCGGGTCGTGGAACAAGGTGCTGTACGACAGGGTATCGGACACCTTGGCCCAGATCAACAATGACGATTCCTCTAGAATAGTTCGGGGCCAATTGAACACCATTTTTTGGTCAAACGAGGAAAAGAAACTCGACCATACCGTCTCGGAACTCGTGGCCCGTTTCAAGGAACTGGACATCCAGCCGTACCGGCCCGAGGGGCAGGCCCGTATCCATTACCTGCTCAACAGCTATCCGTTGTTCTCTTCCAACTTTTCGGACAACGATCTCTATGTGACCGACCTGAAGCATGCCCTGTGCCTGATGGTCAACACTACCAACTACCGTTCCGATGCCGAGGGCATCCTTTTCAATGACCGTTTGGACAATATCCCGGTACTGAAGGATGTCTGGGACGAGGGGAAGAAGCGCATCAAGGCCCGGAACTTTGCCATTTTTGCCCCGACCGGGGAGGGGAAATCCTTTTTGGCCAACAACATCCTGCGGCAATATTTTGAACAGGGAACCCGCTTGGTGATCATCGACCTGGGGGGCAGTTATGCCAAGTTCGCCCAGCTCTATCCGGACCAGCACATCATCCTCAAATACGAGCAGGGCAAAAACCTGGGCATCAATCCCTTTTGCAAAGCCCCTGGCGACGGTGTCGCCCCGGAGTGGTTGGAGGATTTGACGGTCTTTTTGATGGAGCTCTATGGTTCCCACCAAAACGTGACCAAGGCCCAACAAGTGGCCTTGAAGAAAATCCTACGCCGCTACTATGGAGCGGTCCAAGAGAACCACAGTCTGGATGGACTGTACACCTTTATCGAAGCGAACCAAAATTCATTATTACAAGGGTTGGGCATCGACCCGAGCTATTTCAACCTGACCCATTTTCTGCACATTCTTTCCGAATATGTGGGCGATGGCCTCTACAGCTTTCTGTTCAAGGTCGGGGAAGACCAATCCCATCGTCTGGAGGACAAACGCGTTATCGTCTTTGAACTGGACGAGGTCCGGAACAACAAGGAAGTATTGTCCGTAATGCTGAAGCTCATCAAATCGGCCATACAGCGGACCATCTGGCGGAACCGTTCGGAGCGGGGCATTATCCTCTTCGATGAGTTCGCCAAGCAGCTCAAGTTCGACAATGTGTTGGAGAGCGTAGAGTTCTATTACCAGGCCATTCGCAAACAGAACGGGGCCATTGGCATCGTTCTACAGTCCATCAACCAATTGCCCGAGAACCACACCTCGGCTTCCATTCTGGAGAATACCCAGGTCCTCTACAGCCTGCGCAATGAAAAAGGATACCAAACCCTTAAACAACGGCTCCACCTGAGTGCCCATGACCTGAACCAACTGCGCTCCATCCAAAACGACCTGAAGGGGGATCGGAAGTACACGGAGATCTTTATCAAGATCGGTTCGGAGAGCAACGTCTACCGCTTGGAAGTGCCCCCTGAGGCCTATGCGGCCTACCTGACCGATGGCACCGAAAATGAGGCCATAATGGCACTTTATGAAAAAAGCCATGATATGGAGAAAGCCATAAAAGAATTCCTAATCCAAAAATCATTTATCTAA
- a CDS encoding ThiF family adenylyltransferase: MDKEKSEILERLNRLIGKDEDITILEKIRLDGNYFSGKIEVSFLNELLSFQIKVPNHYPLTHPNSDNISIIFKNEEYVGLEHINLDGSVCFHPDKDDDFDRKFIYELKCLKQWIRDYYIIGKQDENYSYLVHTTEKGKVNRLYFTNTENKFDKNSFGEFDYSIFTDEKYGDSKIPVKKFFRLGFRNGEEDKWSKTFRDELKSRTCKKGIYYFIEDEPIRESSRGRKGVETWDELNTFLSDVFIDYLHTGLRRGFGKSFFHENNLLFLIGYRIPNLENYEEHWDLIRISKRNIPVESRRIPKQEREQLNKMHETTLKKSKILWGTTENIDYTRFFGRGKLNDKITNSHILIIGCGALGSSLAEILARGGVKNLSLEDFDNIRGGNLCRANYHLYDMIYQKTERLTKRLKAISPFLNTTSIDFKLNSIDLRKVKEILDKYIDVIFDCSADPEVTFILDKVGFKGDIFSLAITNNAKSLVSITGPNLTKQARSLFAFLENSEPTYIEGTGCGYPTFEANYNDINYLLHTGLKIINNNYSKNRKNETFVIKPEFESVPSIDIIEYNFSFSDNQNSSIHIPMGLLNEIEEITRFHYPNEFGGVFVGYRTDRDFIITDLLLPDKFENGRAIFIRHPGSLNQRLSEIHRTTNGKIEYLGEWHSHPDGPTKPSKRDFNEMKKIARDKKISIAQPLLMIVAVSMESFSNDFYIYNKSKLNRYEL, translated from the coding sequence TTGGATAAAGAAAAAAGCGAAATCCTCGAAAGGTTAAATAGGTTAATTGGAAAAGATGAGGATATTACAATACTTGAGAAAATTCGTCTAGATGGAAATTACTTTTCCGGGAAAATAGAGGTCAGTTTTCTAAATGAATTATTGTCCTTTCAAATTAAAGTCCCGAATCACTACCCACTAACCCATCCCAACTCTGACAACATCTCAATCATTTTTAAAAATGAGGAATATGTTGGTCTAGAACATATCAATTTGGATGGATCTGTTTGTTTTCACCCAGATAAAGATGATGATTTTGACAGAAAATTTATTTATGAACTAAAGTGCTTAAAACAATGGATTCGGGACTACTACATAATTGGAAAACAGGATGAAAATTATTCATATCTCGTTCACACCACCGAAAAGGGTAAGGTAAACAGGCTTTATTTCACGAATACTGAAAACAAGTTTGACAAGAATTCATTCGGTGAATTTGACTATTCAATCTTTACAGATGAAAAATATGGTGATTCGAAAATTCCTGTAAAGAAATTCTTCAGACTAGGTTTTCGTAATGGAGAGGAAGATAAATGGTCAAAAACCTTTAGGGATGAACTGAAGAGTAGAACTTGTAAAAAGGGGATTTACTATTTCATAGAAGATGAACCTATAAGGGAGTCTTCAAGGGGAAGAAAAGGTGTTGAAACCTGGGATGAGCTGAACACGTTTCTTTCCGATGTATTCATTGATTATCTACACACTGGACTCAGAAGGGGTTTCGGGAAAAGTTTTTTTCATGAGAATAATCTTCTTTTTTTAATCGGATATAGAATTCCCAATCTGGAAAACTATGAGGAACATTGGGATCTAATCAGAATTTCAAAAAGAAATATTCCAGTAGAAAGTCGAAGAATTCCAAAACAAGAGCGTGAACAGCTGAACAAGATGCATGAGACTACTCTAAAAAAAAGCAAAATCTTGTGGGGAACTACAGAGAATATAGATTATACAAGGTTTTTCGGAAGAGGCAAGTTAAATGATAAGATTACAAATTCTCATATTCTGATTATTGGCTGTGGTGCACTAGGTAGCTCTTTGGCCGAAATATTGGCAAGAGGAGGAGTTAAAAACCTTTCATTGGAGGATTTTGACAATATAAGGGGCGGAAATTTATGCAGGGCAAATTATCATCTATACGATATGATTTACCAAAAAACGGAGCGTTTGACTAAAAGACTTAAAGCCATTTCCCCTTTTTTGAATACTACTTCGATCGACTTTAAATTAAATAGTATCGATTTAAGGAAAGTTAAGGAAATATTGGACAAATATATCGACGTTATTTTCGATTGTTCAGCTGATCCGGAGGTTACATTCATTTTGGATAAGGTTGGTTTCAAAGGAGATATATTCAGTTTGGCTATTACAAATAATGCCAAATCTTTAGTATCTATCACAGGGCCAAATTTGACGAAACAGGCAAGAAGTTTGTTTGCCTTTCTTGAGAACTCCGAACCAACGTATATTGAGGGAACCGGTTGCGGTTATCCAACATTTGAAGCTAACTATAATGACATAAACTATCTTCTGCATACCGGATTGAAAATCATAAATAACAACTATTCTAAAAATAGAAAGAATGAAACCTTTGTCATTAAACCAGAATTTGAAAGCGTACCGTCAATTGATATTATAGAATACAATTTTTCATTTAGTGATAATCAAAACAGTTCTATACATATTCCTATGGGTCTTCTAAATGAAATAGAAGAAATCACAAGATTTCATTACCCAAATGAGTTTGGTGGGGTTTTCGTTGGTTATAGAACAGACCGTGATTTTATAATTACCGATCTCCTTCTCCCTGATAAATTTGAAAATGGAAGGGCAATATTTATTAGGCATCCAGGCAGTCTAAATCAAAGGTTAAGTGAAATTCATAGAACCACAAATGGAAAAATAGAATATTTGGGCGAGTGGCACTCGCATCCAGACGGTCCCACAAAACCAAGCAAAAGAGATTTTAATGAGATGAAAAAAATTGCAAGAGATAAAAAAATCAGCATTGCGCAACCTTTACTTATGATCGTGGCTGTTTCTATGGAATCATTTTCGAATGATTTCTATATATACAATAAATCGAAATTAAATAGATATGAGCTCTAA
- a CDS encoding gamma-glutamylcyclotransferase, with amino-acid sequence MKKNSTILIFGYGSIIWDNEDLEPSEIIDAKLNGAHRSFNKKSIVSRGTKENPGLVLGLEYGGDCIGKLIRIPEENYSKVLEREGGYIPKNTGESNELEVVNLLNQKIENCIVFFPNPKGRNYLEPNVDLEEKAKIILKGEKGKRSDSKEYLREIRKYLIHNEIVDEHVEKLYKMVFDALQ; translated from the coding sequence ATGAAAAAAAATAGTACGATCTTAATATTTGGATATGGTTCGATTATTTGGGACAACGAAGATTTAGAGCCCTCGGAAATAATTGACGCAAAACTTAATGGAGCCCACAGAAGCTTTAACAAGAAATCAATTGTATCAAGGGGAACCAAGGAGAACCCCGGTTTAGTTTTGGGTTTGGAATATGGCGGTGATTGTATTGGAAAACTTATTCGAATACCAGAAGAAAATTATAGTAAGGTTTTAGAAAGAGAAGGAGGATATATCCCTAAGAATACGGGAGAATCGAATGAGTTGGAAGTGGTTAATCTACTGAATCAAAAAATTGAAAACTGTATTGTATTTTTCCCGAATCCCAAAGGACGAAATTACCTTGAACCTAACGTTGATTTAGAAGAAAAAGCTAAAATTATTCTTAAAGGTGAAAAAGGGAAAAGAAGTGATTCCAAAGAATATTTACGTGAAATAAGGAAATATCTAATTCATAATGAAATAGTTGATGAACATGTGGAAAAACTTTACAAAATGGTATTTGATGCCCTTCAATAA
- a CDS encoding nucleotidyltransferase, which yields MATDRNEHLHKVLKTHEINKLENLDKFIAKKNQVKNALNEKFSEDKASNCMDSGSYAKHTAINTKFDIDCCIPFRKREKDSDKGYSSLSDMFEDVYKYLKNEYTEEDDDIEKDDVRKQKVSIGLKFNIDGEEFEMDVVPGRERPSNNDYGNNNTDLSLHIHPPNRSKKEVDDGKTRIKTNIKKHLDLLSGSSRVHERKVAKLLKVWKTERKNQNGGKLIKSFMMELYTKEAFDQADEIPNGLWGKVKMVMNHIVDNITENDLVDPANSSNIVSDSMSDTAKSDTKSGMKKTIKDTDEDSDKIKEYFPINEEYDDEDDDSNSKASSVSVLSTSKFG from the coding sequence ATGGCAACAGACAGAAACGAACATTTACATAAGGTTTTAAAAACCCACGAAATAAACAAGTTGGAAAACTTGGATAAGTTCATTGCAAAGAAGAATCAAGTGAAAAATGCTTTGAATGAGAAGTTCTCTGAAGACAAAGCTTCCAATTGTATGGATTCTGGTTCATATGCTAAACATACTGCAATAAACACAAAGTTTGATATAGATTGTTGCATCCCATTCAGGAAACGGGAAAAAGACTCAGATAAGGGTTACAGTAGTCTTTCAGATATGTTTGAGGATGTCTACAAGTACTTAAAAAATGAGTACACTGAGGAAGATGATGACATAGAAAAAGATGACGTTAGAAAACAGAAGGTTTCGATTGGGCTAAAATTCAATATTGATGGCGAGGAATTCGAAATGGACGTAGTTCCAGGTAGAGAAAGACCGAGCAATAATGATTATGGAAATAACAATACTGATTTAAGCTTGCATATCCATCCACCGAATAGGTCAAAGAAGGAGGTGGACGATGGTAAGACCCGTATCAAAACAAACATCAAAAAACATCTTGATTTGCTATCAGGCAGCAGCAGAGTGCATGAAAGGAAAGTAGCAAAATTGCTTAAGGTTTGGAAAACTGAACGAAAAAATCAGAATGGAGGAAAGCTGATCAAGTCCTTCATGATGGAACTCTATACTAAAGAAGCTTTTGACCAAGCCGATGAAATACCGAATGGATTGTGGGGGAAGGTTAAGATGGTAATGAACCATATTGTAGATAATATTACTGAAAATGACCTAGTGGATCCTGCAAACTCCAGTAATATTGTTTCAGATTCCATGAGTGACACGGCTAAATCTGATACCAAAAGCGGCATGAAAAAAACAATAAAGGATACTGACGAGGATTCAGATAAGATAAAGGAGTATTTTCCAATTAATGAAGAGTATGATGACGAGGATGACGATTCTAATTCAAAAGCCTCTTCAGTGTCAGTTCTTAGCACGAGCAAGTTTGGATAA